The Spodoptera frugiperda isolate SF20-4 chromosome 9, AGI-APGP_CSIRO_Sfru_2.0, whole genome shotgun sequence genome contains a region encoding:
- the LOC126911024 gene encoding transposable element Tcb2 transposase, which translates to MGRGVDLTPRKKSEVKTLLMHTNHSQRKIAELAGVSKSAVNKIKINLDQDQPLSPKRKGNCGRKRITTPRSDRKIRDICLQNRKKSAGLLTQMVQESGIQVSKRTVQRRLAEEGLTGHRPAKKPRLTEAMKKKRLAWAREHRLMSVEDWSKVCFSDESTFEILADKSNFVRRRPGEKFHPDCIVERVKHPVKIMVWSVISSKGVGRLYIVQGTMRQDQYKQVLETRLLPQLREWFPEGEEFMFMHDSAPCHKARSVTKFLADHNIPVLPWPGNSPDMNPIENLWEITKAEIAKEMITTKVKLIEKLINVWHHNPKIKESAKQCIESMPRRIEALIQAKGNVTKY; encoded by the exons ATGGGTCGAGGGGTAGATTTGACTCCAAGGAAAAAGTCTGAGGTTAAAACCCTTCTCATGCACACAAATCATTCCCAGAGGAAGATAGCAGAACTGGCTGGTGTTTCTAAGTCtgcagtaaataaaataaaaataaatctagatCAAGATCAGCCACTTTCGCCAAAAAGAAAAGGCAATTGTGGAAGGAAACGGATTACAACACCGCGGTCCGATAGAAAAATCCGGGATATATGTTTACAAAACAGAAAGAAAAGTGCTGGATTGTTAACCCAGATGGTACAGGAGTCTGGCATACAGGTTTCTAAGAGAACTGTACAGCGGAGGTTGGCAGAGGAAGGCCTGACCGGTCATCGTCCAGCTAAAAAACCGCGACTGACAGAGGCGATGAAGAAGAAAAGACTTGCTTGGGCTCGTGAACACCGTCTGATGAGTGTTGAAGACTGGAGCAAG gTGTGTTTCTCAGACGAATCAACATTTGAGATTCTAGCCGACAAAAGCAACTTTGTCAGGCGGCGCCCAGGCGAGAAATTTCACCCTGACTGCATTGTGGAACGCGTTAAACACCCTGTTAAAATTATGGTATGgtccgtcataagttctaaagGGGTTGGGCGTCTCTACATTGTCCAGGGAACCATGAGACAGGACCAATACAAGCAGGTCCTAGAAACTCGCTTGTTGCCGCAACTCCGGGAATGGTTCCCAGAGGGGGAGGAATTCATGTTTATGCATGACTCAGCACCATGCCATAAAGCAAGGAGTGTGACAAAATTTTTAGCAGACCACAATATACCGGTTTTACCTTGGCCTGGCAATTCTCCAGATATGAACCCAATCGAAAACCTATGGGAAATTACTAAGGCGGAAATTGCCAAGGAAATGATAACCACCAAGGTAAAACtgattgaaaaattaataaatgtgtgGCACCATAaccctaaaataaaagaaagtgcCAAACAGTGCATAGAAAGCATGCCAAGGAGGATCGAAGCACTAATTCAGGCTAAAGGAAATGTCACAAAATATTAG